The Fulvivirga maritima genome segment TATGCTATTCAATCATACAAGCGCTCAGCAGCAGCCTGGGAGGCAGGTAAATTTGCAGAAGAAGTAATTCCTGTAGAAGTACCGCAGCGCAGAGGTGAACCCCTTATCTTCGATCAGGATGAAGAGTATAAAAATGTTAATTTCGACAAAATACCCTCTCTAAGACCCGTTTTCTCTAAAGAAGGTACTGTAACCGCAGCTAATGCTTCTACCATTAATGATGGCGCTTCTGCCCTTGTGCTAGTGAGCGAGGCAAAACTAAAGGAACTCAACCTTACTCCCCTGGCTAAAATCACCGGCTTTGCTGATGCTGCCCAAGATCCATTATGGTTTACCACTGCCCCTGCGCTAGCAATACCTAAAGCCATAAAAAATGCCGGAATAGACGCGTCAGCCGTAGATTTCTACGAAATTAATGAAGCCTTCTCTGCTGTAGCATTGGCAAATATTAAAGAACTCAACCTTGATCCTGACAAAGTAAATGTAAACGGTGGAGCTGTAGCACTTGGACACCCGCTGGGCTGCTCAGGAGCAAGAATAATTACTACCCTGCATAGCGTTTTAAGTCAAAATAAAGGAAAAGTAGGTGTGGCAGGTATTTGCAACGGCGGCGGTGGTGCCTCGGCCATTGTTATTGAAAAAGTATAATAAGGCATTTTCTTTCTTTAAATAATATCATCTAAAGCCTTTCGTTTACATCGAAAGGCTTTTTTTCGTTTCATCATGTCACTATATTTGACTTATGGCTAAATTCTCACTTTTACTAATACTCATTATCCCCTTTGCTGCCCAGGCTCAGAAGGAAGTTCGCACCTTCTATGATGAAGAGGGCACCATACTCAAAGAAGTCTACCATGTTAGTAACGCTGATGGTGGAATAGATGGTATTTATAAAAAATTCTACCCTCAAAATGAAGCTTTGGCCATGGAAGGCCATTTCTCTCAAGGAATTAAAGATGGCGTTTTTAAAGAATACTATGAGAATGGTCAGCTCAAAAGAGAGATGAAGTTTAACAAAGGCCAGAAAGAAGGCCCCGTGGTAGTTTACAGCGCTTCTGGCAAAGTGATTCAAACAGCGAGCTTTCAGGATAATGAAATTGCTGATAGCCTGTACATCTATTACAACTCTGGCAGCCTTAAAAGTCGCGGCTATTTCGTAAACGGTAAGCCTGATGGCACATTACTGGAATATTACCCTTCCGGAAGCATTAAGAAAGAAATTACTTATGAAGGAGGTTTTCAGTCAGGCATTACTAAAGAGTATTATGAAAACGGGCAACTACTCAATGAAGGTAACTATCATAAAGGGGTATTGCATGGCTACTATAAAACCTATTATGAAAATGGGCAAATAGAAACAGAGTCTGAAATGGAAGACGGTGAAAAAACCGGAGTTTTTAAAACTTACACTAAAGAAGGCAAGCCCTTACTCATAGGCCACTACAAAAATGGACTTATGGATGGTGAGAATATTGGTTATTATGCTGATGGCTCTATTGAACATCAGTTTAACTATACTGAAGGCAAAAAAGCCGGTAAATCATTTTTTCACAATAGTGCTATTAAAACCATTTACAAACTATCAAAAGGCAACGCAGCCCTTACTGTAGAGCGCTATGACTCACTGGGCCACATGCTAGCCGTAGAAAAATATGAAAATGATAAAGCTCATGGTGAGTGGGTAGATTATTATGAAAACGGCCATAAAAAGAAAACTCAAACTTTTGATAAAGGTAAATTAAACGGCTTGGTCACCACCTATTATGAAAATGGGCAAAAAGAATCTGAAATGACCTACCAATTTGATTTAAGAAAAGGTTCATATACTGAATATTTTGATAATGGGCAGGTAAAAACCCTAATGAACTTCCATAATGACAAGCCTCATGGCTCTTATAAAACTTACCATAAAAACGGCCAGGAAGAGATAGATGGAGAATATGTAACCAGCAGAAAGGTAGGCCATTGGAAGTATTATGATGAAAACGGAGCACTGGAAAAGATAGAAACTTATAGCCGCGGCAAGCTCTCAAATGTTGACTCCGGACCATTCGAAGAGCAAGAAACAAAAGAATAAATTTTTAATCTGTTCCCAGCTACTTAAATTTGCGCCACCTATGAAATCCCTTAAAGAAACAAATTATAATTTCCCCGGGCAGACCAACTTTTACAGAGGCAAGGTTCGGGACATTTACTATTTTGATAAGAAAATGGTAATGGTGGCGTCAGATAGAATTTCAGCCTTTGATGTGGTACTTCCAAGAGCTATCCCTTTTAAAGGGCAGGTGCTTAACCAAGTGGCACAAAAAAACCTGGAAGCTACAAGAGATATTTGCCCTAACTGGCTGGAAGCAAGCCCTGATCCTAACGTAGCAGTAGGACTTATGTGCGATCCTTTCCCTGTAGAAATGGTGATAAGAGGCTACCTGGCAGGCCACGCTTGGAGAGAGTACAGAGACGGCAAAAGAACGCTTTGTGGTGTAGCATTACCAGAAGGACTAAAAGAAAATGATAAACTTCCTCAGCCTATCATTACGCCTACTACCAAAGCGCATGAAGGCCATGACGAAGATATTTCTAAAGAAGAAATTTTAAGCAGCGGCTTAGTGTCTAAAGAAGACTACGAGCAGCTGGAAAAATATACTTTTGCTCTATTTCAAAGAGGAACGGAATTAGCGAAAGAAAGAGATTTGATCCTGGTAGATACTAAATATGAATTTGGTAAACTCAATGATGAAATCTACCTGATAGATGAAGTCCACACTCCTGATTCATCAAGGTATTTTTATCTGGATGGATACGCAGAGAGACAAGACAGCGGCGAATCTCAGAAGCAATTGTCTAAAGAATTTGTGAGGCAGTGGTTAATCGCCAATGGCTTTCAAGGCAAAGATGGACAATCAGTACCTGAAATGACTGACGAGGTTGTAAAATCAATTTCTGATAGGTATCTTGAGCTTTTTGAAAAGGTTACTGGAGAAGTTTTAAATAAGCAAGATTATTCAAACGTAGACACACGTATTGAAAATAAAATTCTCGAATATATTAAAACTCAGTAAGCTGAATATCAGTTTAAGGAAGAAGTATCTCAACTAAACCAAAGAAAAAAATGAAATATACTATAGATAAACAAGATAAATATAGCTTATTGAAGCTACATGAAGAAAAGCTGGACTCCAGCATTGCTCCTAGCCTAAAGTCAGAGTTAATTACCACTCATGCGGAAGGAGTAAAAAATATCATCCTTGATTTATCGGAAGTTAAATACACTGATTCTTCTGGCTTAAGTGCCTTATTAGTAGGCAACAGGGTTATTCAGGAAGATAGCGGCATTTTTGTATTGGCAGGACTTTCAGAACATACTCATAAACTCATAAAAATATCTCAGCTAGACAGTGTTTTAAACATACTGCCTACTGTAGAGGAAGCAGTAGATGCTGTGTTTATGAACGAATTAGAAAACGACCTGAAAGAAGGAGAAGAAGATCATTGAGTTGAACCTATAAATTTGTCTTTCGAACTAAAAATACTCGGATCCAATTCAGCCACACCTGCGTATGGCAGACACCATACCGCCCAGCTATTAAGGGTTAAAAGTCATAATTTTCTTATTGACTGTGGTGAAGGCACACAAATACAGCTTTCAAGGTATAAGTGTAAAGCGTTACGCATTAATCATATTTTCATAAGTCATTTGCATGGTGATCATTATTTAGGTCTGATGGGCCTAATTTTCACCATGCATTTGCTACAGCGCAAAGATGACCTCTTCATCTATGGGCAAAAGGGGCTTCAAGAGATTATTACTACACAACTGAAGTACTCAGACACTTCTCTTAATTACAAAATCCATTTTCATGAGCTACAAAATGACTGCTCAGAATTGCTTTTTGAAGACAAGTTACTCACCGTTCATAGTTTCCCTTTAAACCATAGAATAGCCTGTTGTGGGTTTTTATTTAAGGAAAAACCCAAACCTATTCGCCTGAATAAAGAGAAACTTCCGGAGAACATCAGTTTGACACAAATTGGCGACCTCAAAAAGGGTCTTGACATACTAGACGATGAAGGCAATGTTTTATATAAAAACAGCGATATTACCCTTCCTCCAAGAAAAAGTAGAACCTATGCCTACTGTTCAGACACTAAGTATGATGAAAGTATTCTCCCTTATATCTCTAACGCAGACTTACTTTACCATGAAGCTACTTTCTTAGAAGAAAAAGCTATATGGGCAGAAAAGACCTTTCACAGCACTACGACTCAGGCGGCTACAATAGCCAAAATGGCGGGTGTAAAACACCTGCTTATCGGACATTATTCTGCCAGATACAAAGATCTATCTCCATTTTTAAATGAAGCTAAATCTGTCTTTGAAAACACTTCCCTAGCTACAGAAGGAGAATCTACACATGTGCCTGAATAAATGAAAAACATAATAGACAAGAAAACTAACCTCTTTATCATATTAAGTGGTATTTTCCTCACTAATGCCTTATTAGCAGAGCTAGTAGGAACTAAAATATTTTCACTGGAAGCTACTATGGGCTTCCCTCCTGCCAAAATTCCTATGCTGGGAGATTGGGTGCTGGATTTTAACCTCACAGCCGGGGTAGTGTTATGGCCCGTAGTATTTGTTACCTCTGATATTATCAATGAATACTTTGGAAAACAAGGGGTGAAAAAGATCAGCTATCTTACCATTGTCTTCATCATATACATGTTCTTGATTATTTCTGTAGTAAGCTGGCTAAAACCCGCACAGTTTTGGCTAGATGTAAACGCTACTGATGATTCGGGTAATGCCTTTAATATTAACTACGCTTTTAATAAAGTCTTTCTACAAGGAGCCAGAATCATTGTAGGTTCGCTGGTAGCTTTTTTACTAGGTCAGCTGCTAGATGTGTATGTTTTTCATAAGCTGCGCGCCATCACTGGCAGCAAAAAGCTGTGGCTCAGAGCCACAGGGTCTACCTTAATTTCTCAACTGGTAGACAGCTTTGTAGTGCTATTTGTAGCCTTTTATCTGCTGGCGGCCAAAGATTCTAAATGGACTCTCATTCAGGTATTATCTGTAGGCACTATTAATTATACCTACAAATTCATAATAGCAATCATTATGACACCGGCCTTATACATTATCCATTCATTAATAGATAAGTATTTAGGAAAAGATAAAGCCCATGAACTGATGGAAGATGCAGCATCAAAAAGTGGCTCCTTTTTTTAGGAGCCCTGCTTTTCTTTATCTGCTAATTCTTTAGTTGCCACATCCGTATCACAAGGATAGTCAAATAGGCATTTTTCTTTCACGGCACTTACCACTTTTCTTGGCACCATAGCCTCCCAGCCTTCTTCACCAGACTTAATCATAGACAAGACATTATCAGAAATAATGTGCAGGTTGTCTACATTGGCTCCTTTAATATTTTCCAGCTTGTCGTTATCAATCAAATAACCGAACAGCCCTTTTAATTTAGCCGGTAGTTCAAAGTTATCAAGCGTGTACAGCTCCTCTCCTTCTTCATCTGGCTTGGTAGCCGGGTACACATAAATCTTCACATTATTACCAAACAAAGTACCGAAGGCCTCTAGCACTCCTCCTCTCAGGTCAGTATAATATTTCTCATCAAATACCCTTTGCAGGTTATAAATACCTAGTATAATACCTATTTTTCTACCTTTGGTAATCTCAGAGAGGTAATCTACCAGTTTATAATATTCAGGGTAGTTAGAGATCATCACGTTTTGACCTAAAGAGCAAATGATGTCCACCCTGTTTAAGAAATCCTTTTCATCAATCTCACCTTCCATCCTCAAGTCACTGAGCGTAAGCTCGGTAAGCACTACTATTTTATCTCTATCAACATCCGGCTCCTTTTTAAAGTGGCGCCTGGAAGCCAACAGCATATCCACATTAACATGAGTAACAGGTCTGAATCTACCTCTCAGTATTAATACATTTTTCTTATAAAGCGCTTCTGAAGGCTGCATGGCATTACCATCAGGGCCAAACATAGCGGCATGAGTAAAGCCACTTTTAACTAGTTTTAAGCTCATCAGCCTGTTATCTACATGCGAATAATCAGGGCCGCTAAGCCTAAACATATCTATTTCTATTCTCCCGGGAGTGATGCCATCCATCAGAGACTCCAGCAACTGCTCAGCATCTTTAAAAAAGAAACATCCGAATATAAGGTTAACCCCAATGGTTCCTAATGCTTGCTGCTGCAGTAGCACATCATTATCACTCATCTTCACATGGAGTACACATTCGTTATACTCTCCTCCTGGCGTGCACTGGAAACGAAGGCCTATCCACCCATGAGGCTGGTTACTTCTTTTATAGTTAAGTGCCTCTACGGTATTAGCAAAAGCAAAAAACTTGGTATTGGGAGCTCTGTGAGGTAATCGCTCTATGAGCAAATCATATTCATGCTCCAACATTTTCATGAGCCGGGGCTCGCATACATATCGTTCACAGTATCCATATATGGCATCACTAAAACTCATATCATAGGCTGACATAGTTTTAGCTACTGTACCAGATGCTCCTCCTGCTTTAAAGAAATTGGCAGCTACCTCCTGGCCGGCTCCAATTTCTGCAAAAGATCCGTAAATATCTTTACTTAAATTTATCTGAAGAGCTTTTTCCTTTGTGGTTAATTTTCTTAGTGAGTCCATTCCGTTTGCCTGTTCTTCCTCAAAACAATGAGGATTTATATCTATTTAC includes the following:
- a CDS encoding queuosine precursor transporter, with amino-acid sequence MKNIIDKKTNLFIILSGIFLTNALLAELVGTKIFSLEATMGFPPAKIPMLGDWVLDFNLTAGVVLWPVVFVTSDIINEYFGKQGVKKISYLTIVFIIYMFLIISVVSWLKPAQFWLDVNATDDSGNAFNINYAFNKVFLQGARIIVGSLVAFLLGQLLDVYVFHKLRAITGSKKLWLRATGSTLISQLVDSFVVLFVAFYLLAAKDSKWTLIQVLSVGTINYTYKFIIAIIMTPALYIIHSLIDKYLGKDKAHELMEDAASKSGSFF
- a CDS encoding TonB-dependent receptor, which produces MDSLRKLTTKEKALQINLSKDIYGSFAEIGAGQEVAANFFKAGGASGTVAKTMSAYDMSFSDAIYGYCERYVCEPRLMKMLEHEYDLLIERLPHRAPNTKFFAFANTVEALNYKRSNQPHGWIGLRFQCTPGGEYNECVLHVKMSDNDVLLQQQALGTIGVNLIFGCFFFKDAEQLLESLMDGITPGRIEIDMFRLSGPDYSHVDNRLMSLKLVKSGFTHAAMFGPDGNAMQPSEALYKKNVLILRGRFRPVTHVNVDMLLASRRHFKKEPDVDRDKIVVLTELTLSDLRMEGEIDEKDFLNRVDIICSLGQNVMISNYPEYYKLVDYLSEITKGRKIGIILGIYNLQRVFDEKYYTDLRGGVLEAFGTLFGNNVKIYVYPATKPDEEGEELYTLDNFELPAKLKGLFGYLIDNDKLENIKGANVDNLHIISDNVLSMIKSGEEGWEAMVPRKVVSAVKEKCLFDYPCDTDVATKELADKEKQGS
- a CDS encoding STAS domain-containing protein, whose protein sequence is MKYTIDKQDKYSLLKLHEEKLDSSIAPSLKSELITTHAEGVKNIILDLSEVKYTDSSGLSALLVGNRVIQEDSGIFVLAGLSEHTHKLIKISQLDSVLNILPTVEEAVDAVFMNELENDLKEGEEDH
- a CDS encoding acetyl-CoA C-acyltransferase, whose amino-acid sequence is MQEVYIVSAVRTPIGSFGGSLASLTAVQLGATAIKAALSKAGVEGSSVNEVFLGNVISAGLGQAPARQAAVGAGLGYSVPCTTVNKVCASGMKSVMLAAQSIMLGQNDVVVAGGMESMSNVPYYVPKARYGYKYGHGQLIDGLMHDGLWEAYNEFPMGNCADNTASEMNLTREQQDEYAIQSYKRSAAAWEAGKFAEEVIPVEVPQRRGEPLIFDQDEEYKNVNFDKIPSLRPVFSKEGTVTAANASTINDGASALVLVSEAKLKELNLTPLAKITGFADAAQDPLWFTTAPALAIPKAIKNAGIDASAVDFYEINEAFSAVALANIKELNLDPDKVNVNGGAVALGHPLGCSGARIITTLHSVLSQNKGKVGVAGICNGGGGASAIVIEKV
- a CDS encoding toxin-antitoxin system YwqK family antitoxin, which encodes MAKFSLLLILIIPFAAQAQKEVRTFYDEEGTILKEVYHVSNADGGIDGIYKKFYPQNEALAMEGHFSQGIKDGVFKEYYENGQLKREMKFNKGQKEGPVVVYSASGKVIQTASFQDNEIADSLYIYYNSGSLKSRGYFVNGKPDGTLLEYYPSGSIKKEITYEGGFQSGITKEYYENGQLLNEGNYHKGVLHGYYKTYYENGQIETESEMEDGEKTGVFKTYTKEGKPLLIGHYKNGLMDGENIGYYADGSIEHQFNYTEGKKAGKSFFHNSAIKTIYKLSKGNAALTVERYDSLGHMLAVEKYENDKAHGEWVDYYENGHKKKTQTFDKGKLNGLVTTYYENGQKESEMTYQFDLRKGSYTEYFDNGQVKTLMNFHNDKPHGSYKTYHKNGQEEIDGEYVTSRKVGHWKYYDENGALEKIETYSRGKLSNVDSGPFEEQETKE
- a CDS encoding ribonuclease Z — its product is MSFELKILGSNSATPAYGRHHTAQLLRVKSHNFLIDCGEGTQIQLSRYKCKALRINHIFISHLHGDHYLGLMGLIFTMHLLQRKDDLFIYGQKGLQEIITTQLKYSDTSLNYKIHFHELQNDCSELLFEDKLLTVHSFPLNHRIACCGFLFKEKPKPIRLNKEKLPENISLTQIGDLKKGLDILDDEGNVLYKNSDITLPPRKSRTYAYCSDTKYDESILPYISNADLLYHEATFLEEKAIWAEKTFHSTTTQAATIAKMAGVKHLLIGHYSARYKDLSPFLNEAKSVFENTSLATEGESTHVPE
- a CDS encoding phosphoribosylaminoimidazolesuccinocarboxamide synthase, which gives rise to MKSLKETNYNFPGQTNFYRGKVRDIYYFDKKMVMVASDRISAFDVVLPRAIPFKGQVLNQVAQKNLEATRDICPNWLEASPDPNVAVGLMCDPFPVEMVIRGYLAGHAWREYRDGKRTLCGVALPEGLKENDKLPQPIITPTTKAHEGHDEDISKEEILSSGLVSKEDYEQLEKYTFALFQRGTELAKERDLILVDTKYEFGKLNDEIYLIDEVHTPDSSRYFYLDGYAERQDSGESQKQLSKEFVRQWLIANGFQGKDGQSVPEMTDEVVKSISDRYLELFEKVTGEVLNKQDYSNVDTRIENKILEYIKTQ